A region from the Brassica napus cultivar Da-Ae chromosome C8, Da-Ae, whole genome shotgun sequence genome encodes:
- the LOC106365288 gene encoding uncharacterized protein LOC106365288: protein MNGTSWADQWDNSAKGGRIGGGAVSGGGGGAPSTSKTGKYKEKLGQGLDKTKTIASSGFKKLKTGSAIGFRWVKDKYHKTTNKH from the coding sequence ATGAACGGAACATCGTGGGCTGACCAGTGGGACAACTCTGCCAAAGGAGGCCGCATAGGTGGCGGTGCCGTTAGCGGAGGTGGAGGTGGAGCTCCGTCTACCTCGAAAACGGGTAAGTACAAGGAGAAACTAGGACAAGGGCTAGACAAGACAAAAACTATAGCTTCTTCTGGTTTTAAGAAGCTGAAGACAGGCTCTGCCATTGGTTTCCGTTGGGTGAAAGACAAGTATCACAAAACCACAAACaaacattaa